One stretch of Janibacter limosus DNA includes these proteins:
- the hisB gene encoding imidazoleglycerol-phosphate dehydratase HisB produces the protein MSSTAPRTATVSRGTSESRVEVSVDLDGTGAGDVSTGVRFYDHMLLSLAKHSLIDLTVRADGDVDVDAHHTVEDVAIVLGQAVKEALGDKSGISRFGDATVPLDEALVHAVVDVAGRPYVVHTGEPEGQEYVIIGGNFVGSLTRHVMESFAYNAGIALHVRVLSGRDPHHIVEAQFKALARALRAAVAVDPRVTGIPSAKGAL, from the coding sequence GTGAGCAGCACCGCCCCCCGGACCGCGACGGTGAGCCGTGGCACCTCGGAGAGCCGCGTCGAGGTGAGTGTCGACCTCGACGGCACCGGCGCCGGCGACGTGTCGACGGGCGTGCGCTTCTACGACCACATGCTCCTGTCGCTGGCCAAGCACAGCCTCATCGACCTGACCGTCCGGGCCGACGGTGACGTCGACGTCGACGCGCACCACACGGTCGAGGACGTCGCGATCGTCCTGGGCCAGGCCGTCAAGGAGGCGCTGGGCGACAAGAGCGGCATCAGCCGCTTCGGCGACGCCACCGTGCCCCTCGACGAGGCGCTCGTCCACGCGGTCGTCGACGTCGCCGGCCGCCCCTATGTCGTCCACACCGGTGAGCCCGAGGGCCAGGAGTACGTCATCATCGGCGGCAACTTCGTCGGCTCGCTCACCCGTCACGTCATGGAGTCCTTCGCCTACAACGCCGGCATCGCCCTGCACGTGCGGGTGCTCTCGGGGCGCGACCCGCACCACATCGTCGAGGCGCAGTTCAAGGCGCTCGCCCGGGCACTGCGTGCCGCAGTCGCCGTCGACCCTCGTGTCACCGGCATCCCCAGTGCCAAGGGCGCCCTGTAG
- a CDS encoding histidinol-phosphate transaminase translates to MSEVEALLRPELRGRTAYGAPQLDVAVQLNTNESSYAVPPEVVEAIVGELREGLSGLNRYPDREFTDLRKALVGYLEDRSGVSLRPEQVWAGNGSNEVLSHVVQAFGGPGRTALGFTPAYSMHPIINETLGTTWVDGQRDAGTFDLTLESAVEQAKGADPHLVFLCSPNNPTGTALPFDVIEAMLEAAPRAIVVVDEAYAEFARPGTPTALSLLERHPRLIVTRTMSKAFALAGGRLGYLAADPEIIDALRLVRLPYHLSVQTQTIARVSLEHADRLLESVDAIKAQRDRLVTELTAMGLAPVPSDANFVLFGGLADAPTTWQALLEDGVLVRDVGIPHHLRVTAGTPEETGRFLEAMARLVPTHASTKETP, encoded by the coding sequence GTGAGCGAGGTCGAGGCCCTGCTGCGTCCCGAGCTGCGCGGCCGCACCGCCTACGGTGCGCCCCAGCTGGACGTCGCCGTCCAGCTCAACACCAACGAGTCGTCCTACGCCGTGCCACCGGAGGTCGTCGAGGCCATCGTCGGTGAGCTGCGCGAGGGCCTCAGCGGGCTCAACCGGTACCCGGACCGCGAGTTCACCGACCTGCGCAAGGCGCTCGTCGGCTATCTCGAGGACCGCAGCGGGGTCTCCCTTCGCCCCGAGCAGGTCTGGGCCGGCAACGGGTCCAACGAGGTCCTCTCGCACGTCGTCCAGGCCTTCGGCGGTCCCGGCCGCACGGCGCTCGGCTTCACGCCGGCCTACTCGATGCACCCGATCATCAACGAGACGCTCGGCACGACCTGGGTCGACGGGCAGCGCGACGCAGGCACCTTCGACCTGACGCTCGAGTCCGCGGTCGAGCAGGCGAAGGGGGCCGACCCGCACCTGGTCTTCCTCTGCTCGCCCAACAACCCGACCGGGACCGCGCTGCCCTTCGACGTCATCGAGGCCATGCTCGAGGCCGCGCCGCGGGCGATCGTCGTCGTCGACGAGGCCTACGCGGAGTTCGCCCGACCCGGTACACCCACGGCGCTGTCGCTGCTCGAGCGTCACCCGCGACTCATCGTCACCCGCACGATGAGCAAGGCCTTCGCGCTGGCCGGCGGTCGCCTGGGCTACCTCGCCGCCGACCCCGAGATCATCGATGCGCTGCGGCTGGTCCGCCTGCCGTACCACCTCTCGGTCCAGACCCAGACGATCGCGCGGGTCTCGCTCGAGCACGCCGACCGACTCCTCGAGAGCGTCGATGCGATCAAGGCACAGCGCGACCGGCTGGTCACCGAGCTCACCGCGATGGGCCTGGCGCCCGTGCCGAGCGATGCCAACTTCGTCCTCTTCGGGGGACTCGCCGATGCACCGACGACATGGCAGGCTCTGCTCGAGGACGGCGTGCTCGTCCGCGACGTCGGCATCCCGCACCACCTGCGGGTCACCGCCGGTACACCCGAGGAGACCGGACGGTTCCTCGAGGCCATGGCACGACTCGTCCCCACCCACGCCTCGACCAAGGAGACCCCGTGA
- the hisH gene encoding imidazole glycerol phosphate synthase subunit HisH: MTSPRVVVLDYGSGNVHSAVRALSHVGAQVELTADRRAVLEADGLLVPGVGNFHACMTGLRAADGPSLIDTRLAGGRPVLGVCVGMQVMFDGSREPFGTQPEQEGLSQWPGTVERLIAPVVPHMGWSEVTAAEGSALFAGVEAERFYFVHSYGVGSWDLPTAPGALAAASPRVTWSEHGSPFVAAVENGPLSATQFHPEKSGDAGLHLLKNWVMSL, encoded by the coding sequence ATGACCAGCCCCCGCGTCGTCGTCCTCGACTACGGCTCCGGCAATGTCCACTCCGCCGTCCGCGCGCTCTCCCACGTCGGGGCGCAGGTCGAGCTCACTGCCGACCGTCGCGCAGTCCTCGAGGCGGACGGCCTGCTCGTGCCCGGGGTCGGCAACTTCCACGCGTGCATGACCGGGCTGCGAGCCGCCGACGGCCCCTCCCTCATCGACACCCGGCTGGCGGGCGGTCGCCCCGTCCTCGGCGTGTGCGTCGGGATGCAGGTGATGTTCGACGGGTCGCGCGAGCCCTTCGGCACCCAGCCCGAGCAGGAGGGCCTGTCCCAGTGGCCGGGCACGGTCGAGCGGTTGATCGCTCCCGTCGTGCCCCACATGGGGTGGTCCGAGGTCACCGCTGCCGAGGGCAGCGCACTCTTCGCCGGAGTCGAGGCCGAGCGCTTCTACTTCGTCCACTCCTACGGCGTCGGTTCCTGGGACCTGCCGACCGCCCCCGGTGCGCTGGCCGCAGCCAGCCCCCGGGTCACGTGGAGCGAGCACGGGTCCCCCTTCGTCGCGGCCGTCGAGAACGGCCCGCTGTCCGCCACGCAGTTCCACCCCGAGAAGTCCGGGGACGCTGGGCTGCACCTGCTGAAGAACTGGGTGATGTCACTGTGA